GTTGAACGTGGCCCTGGTGGTGGGCGGAAGCATCGTGATCCCCCACCTGCGGCGGGCGTACGCACTGCTGGCGGAGTTGTACGAAGCCGCCTAGCGGGCCACCGCCGGCCGGGCGTGACCGGTGATCATGCTTTTCGCCATGTCGGAGGCCTTATCGGCGTTGGCCAGCAGTACGCTGACCTGCCACATCTCGTTCTCGGAAAGCGTACTCTTGAAAGCGGGCATGCCGCTCAGTCGGATGCCGTTCGCCACCTTCCAGTAGGTCTCACCCGGAGGATCGTCGGTCACGCCCTTGCCCTTGAAGAGCTGTGGGGGGTGCGGGAACATGCCCTTGGCGATGACCGGCATGGGCTTGCCCGGCGCTCCGTGGCATACCGCGCAGTGATCGCTGTAGACCATGGCGCCCGCCATGTAGGTGGTCTCGTTGGCAGGCACGGGGACATTCTGGGGCATCTCCTTCTCGAGACGCGCGTGCAGGGCCATCCTCGCCAGGCGCTTTTCGAAGGGCATGGCCGGCGCGGACGCCGCCACCGGCGCCATCCCGGCCCTGAAATAGCCGTACACCACGACCAATACCAGCAAGACGCCAACGACCACTCCCAGCAGGAATCTCTTCACGTGCGCTCTCTTTCGTCCTTATGCCGATGCCGACAAGGGCGTCGATGCTCTTGTTCTGCCTGTCACTTCGGTGGGTTGGTCACGGAATTCAGCCGGCCGCCGCCAATCGGCATGGGCCGTCCGAAGACGATCTCCAGTTCGCTGTAACGGGGGAGCGAGACGTCGCGGCCGTGGCCGCCCATGAACATCGCCAGGCCCAAGGGGATGCTTACGTAGGGCGCGACCGCGTGGGTCGCAAGCTCGACCACCTCATCGGCCACCTGTTGCGATGCCAAGCCAACTCCGAAGTCTTTCATGGTCTGTTTGGCGCCGCGTCCTTTGCCGTGCAGGCCGCCCTCATCATCGATCGAGCCGACGGCTTTGGCATCGAGGGCCGTGCCCACCACGGACGCCGCGACCTTCTCGGCGTTCCCGTTCGGCAACACCAGCCGGTCGAAGACCAGATGCACGGAGCCGGCGCGGTTCAGCCGCCGCGGCGGCACAACTTTCCCAATGTGTCCCTCGAGCGTGCTGCCTTCCGGCAAAAGGAGCTGGCCGTCATGCACGACCGGTTCCAGTACGCGGGCGTGGAAGATATCGCCCGGTTTGTTCTCCGACGCACTCAATGGCTCCAGCAGCAGCAAGCGGGCGTGGGTACCGGAGGGGATCGCCGCCACATCCAGGGGGCCCGGCTTGGGCTCGGCGGGATCCGGCGGCAACTGGATGGTGAGCGGCTGTTCCAGTTCGACGCTCACCTGGGGATGGCGGTACTGCTGCACCTGCTTCCCTCCGTGCCGGACCGACTCGATCTTGCCCACGCCGGGCGCCATCCTAGCGTAATCGCCGGCAGTGGCGCCGCCGACCTCCACCTGGTCACCCTTGGTGTGCAGCTGCAGCACCTCCCCTGCAGCGATGAACTTCAACTGGACCGGCTGAGGGTTCCCCGCCGAAGGCGTAAGCACTGCGGACTGAAAGGTGACGTCGTAGTCGAACTTGCGGTTCAGCCCCAGGCTGCGAACGGTCTGCAGGTGCTCGACAAAACCTTTCTTCTGGACCTTGTGCTTCTCCACATCCGCCACGACGGCGTGGACGTGACTGCCAGCGGGAATCACCTGCCGGTCGTACACGTACACCGGCCGGCTCAGCTCACCTTCGACATCGCTCCCGGCCTGCAAATGCGCGGGCTTGAGGGGGGCCGACATGGTCAGGCGCAGGATGGTGCCTGCGGGCACGACATAATCGCGGACGATGTTGGGCGCTGCCGGGGTTGCCGGGTTCTGGGCGCCGGCTGTCGCTGCGATGAGCAGCAGTGCCGCGGCGCAACAGGTGCGGGGCTTCGACGAATACATAGGGGCCTCAACTGCTTGCGGGATGGGCGGTGAAATCACCGGACCGGCCGGGACTCACATCCACTGATTGCCCTGTATGGTATCGCATTGCGAGCTGATCCGGTGCGGGGCGGCGCGATTGCCGCGATCTCGGTCCCATTTTGGCGTGCCGCCGGAAGGTGCAGCGGTTTAGTATGAAAGCTACTCCCGGTCATGATCTTCCACACCATCATCCGCGAAGCGCTGCTGGCCCTGCGACGCAACTGGATCCGCAGCCTGCTCACCATCCTGGGCATCGCCGTGGGAGTGGGAGCGTTTGTGTGCGTGGTGGCCATCGGCAATGCCGGCACCAGCCGCATCGAAGACCAGCTCCGGCAGCTGGGCGATAACTTCATCTGGATCGAGGCCGGGAGCCGGGCGCGCAGCGGGGTGCGGGTCGGATCGCGCGGCATCAAGACCCTGATCATGAACGACGCCAAGGCCATCCTGGAGCAGGTGCCCGCCATCAAGAAGGTCACTCCGAACGTGGATGGACGCGTCCAGGTCATCTACGCCGGGCTGAATTGGGGAACGATGTACCGCGGGGTGACACCGGAATTCACCGAGATCCGCCAGTGGAATGTGCGGCGCGGCGCTTTCTTCACCACGGCCGACGTGGAGTCGGCGGCGCCGGTGTGCGTCCTCGGCCAGACCGTGGTGGACAACCTCTTTCCCAACGAGGACCCGCTCGATCAGACG
The window above is part of the Terriglobales bacterium genome. Proteins encoded here:
- a CDS encoding cytochrome c, producing MKRFLLGVVVGVLLVLVVVYGYFRAGMAPVAASAPAMPFEKRLARMALHARLEKEMPQNVPVPANETTYMAGAMVYSDHCAVCHGAPGKPMPVIAKGMFPHPPQLFKGKGVTDDPPGETYWKVANGIRLSGMPAFKSTLSENEMWQVSVLLANADKASDMAKSMITGHARPAVAR